Proteins encoded together in one Thermococcus barophilus MP window:
- a CDS encoding ABC transporter ATP-binding protein translates to MLEVNISFSYGSRRILHDVEFSAQKNSLLAIIGPNGAGKSTLLKCMVGILKPEGYVNFNNINLIELKPKERAKFITYVPQTSVPEFAFTIEEFVEMGTYATRGDIKEALRKVGMWERRKEFVTNLSGGEYQLVLIARALAQGSEVILLDEPTSHLDINHALLVMNLLKDIKEEKIVIAVMHDLNLALQYSDEIILLNKGKVEWKGNTKDLKPEVLERVYSVKAKILKVENKPIVLVEI, encoded by the coding sequence ATGCTTGAAGTTAATATTTCATTCTCATATGGTTCACGAAGAATCCTCCATGATGTGGAGTTTTCTGCTCAAAAGAACTCTCTCCTTGCTATCATTGGCCCCAACGGTGCGGGTAAGTCCACTTTGCTAAAGTGCATGGTGGGTATTCTTAAGCCTGAGGGGTATGTGAACTTTAATAACATTAACTTGATTGAGTTAAAACCTAAAGAACGGGCAAAGTTTATCACCTACGTTCCTCAAACCTCCGTTCCGGAATTTGCCTTCACGATTGAAGAGTTTGTTGAAATGGGCACATATGCAACAAGGGGCGATATAAAAGAAGCCCTAAGGAAAGTTGGGATGTGGGAAAGAAGAAAAGAATTTGTGACGAACTTAAGTGGCGGTGAATACCAGCTTGTCCTCATTGCGAGGGCATTGGCCCAGGGAAGCGAGGTAATTCTTTTGGACGAGCCCACATCTCACTTGGATATCAACCACGCCCTGCTTGTAATGAACCTCCTAAAGGACATCAAAGAGGAGAAAATAGTTATAGCTGTTATGCACGACCTAAACTTGGCATTACAGTACTCTGATGAAATTATTCTGCTGAACAAAGGGAAGGTTGAGTGGAAAGGAAATACTAAAGACCTCAAACCGGAAGTTCTGGAAAGAGTGTACAGTGTCAAAGCCAAGATACTTAAGGTTGAAAATAAGCCAATAGTTCTGGTGGAGATCTAA
- a CDS encoding NTPase produces MKIFVTGVPGVGKTTLVLKIAEDLRKSGFRIGGMVTQEVREQGKRVGFKIRALDTNEEGTLAWVGEGYPRVGKYFVNVEDLDKIGVSAIRRAIRNADVIIIDEIGAMEFKSKEFAKVIEEALRSEKPLLATLHRRWVHRFKNKGKLYVLTEENREKIREEISHELLKALSP; encoded by the coding sequence ATGAAGATCTTTGTAACGGGAGTGCCTGGAGTAGGAAAAACAACTCTTGTTCTTAAAATTGCAGAAGATCTCAGAAAGAGTGGCTTTAGGATAGGTGGGATGGTCACACAGGAAGTTAGAGAACAAGGGAAAAGAGTTGGATTTAAGATTAGGGCACTTGATACTAATGAAGAGGGCACTTTAGCATGGGTTGGAGAAGGATATCCCAGGGTTGGAAAGTATTTCGTGAATGTTGAAGATTTAGACAAAATAGGAGTTTCTGCAATAAGAAGAGCCATCCGAAATGCAGATGTCATAATAATTGACGAAATTGGTGCGATGGAGTTCAAGAGCAAGGAGTTTGCAAAGGTTATAGAGGAAGCTTTGAGGAGTGAAAAGCCCCTGCTGGCAACTCTGCATAGGAGATGGGTGCATAGATTCAAAAACAAAGGAAAGCTCTATGTCCTAACAGAGGAGAACAGGGAAAAGATAAGGGAAGAAATCTCGCATGAGCTTTTGAAAGCACTAAGTCCTTAG
- a CDS encoding cell wall-binding repeat-containing protein, whose translation MMGRKILALLFGFLVLASAAPLSKAQSGTATSLNLVILVSDNEADHALAEKIAEYLNASVVVTPWGIYDPNVTSEIVARAPDLVLVIGGPNAVVDQYLSDLQDLGIPYVRRWGANRYETNLAVLQYLFENYSELMKNVKVVIVYGEDVTAIRRAENITGRTIIIYVDEDNFENQTQILNLLNTTAVVIINTPYSENITERVRERIREKLNANVTCENTTISAEDALLAIQIAENRTALAESLIANTSIPAAEKLLERAKDHLQEAKEAYNETKYGKAYGLAIAAKSLAEVVIKMGSEEMQVMMHKNETMKLKIQLEKLEDIIERLEELGFNVTEEKSLLEQVEQAYDNGNYELAKQLLAQLRDMIKTRYHSEKELIRVRWEEKEKHHREGREHKEENHHEEGHHEDHHNESGEENNS comes from the coding sequence ATGATGGGAAGAAAAATACTTGCTCTCTTGTTTGGGTTTTTGGTTTTAGCAAGTGCAGCACCCTTATCAAAGGCTCAGAGTGGAACAGCAACCAGCTTAAATTTAGTAATATTAGTGAGTGATAATGAAGCTGACCATGCTCTGGCTGAGAAAATTGCCGAGTACTTAAATGCATCTGTGGTTGTAACACCGTGGGGAATTTACGACCCAAATGTTACATCGGAGATAGTTGCAAGAGCCCCGGACTTAGTTCTTGTAATCGGAGGTCCTAATGCTGTAGTTGATCAATATCTAAGTGACCTCCAAGATCTTGGAATACCATATGTCAGGAGATGGGGAGCAAACAGATATGAAACCAACCTTGCAGTGCTTCAGTACTTATTTGAAAACTACTCCGAATTGATGAAAAATGTTAAAGTTGTCATCGTTTACGGAGAGGATGTAACGGCAATTAGAAGAGCTGAAAACATAACTGGAAGGACAATCATAATCTATGTGGACGAAGACAATTTTGAAAATCAGACTCAGATACTCAATTTGCTGAACACTACAGCGGTCGTTATAATAAACACTCCATATTCAGAGAACATTACAGAGAGGGTTAGAGAAAGGATCCGTGAAAAGCTTAACGCCAATGTAACTTGTGAAAATACGACCATATCCGCAGAAGATGCCTTGCTTGCTATTCAAATTGCAGAGAACAGAACAGCCCTTGCTGAATCATTAATTGCAAACACCTCTATTCCTGCCGCCGAAAAACTCCTTGAGAGGGCAAAGGATCACCTCCAAGAAGCTAAAGAGGCATATAATGAAACGAAATATGGAAAAGCGTACGGACTTGCCATTGCAGCCAAATCACTTGCAGAGGTTGTCATAAAAATGGGCAGTGAGGAGATGCAGGTAATGATGCACAAAAATGAAACTATGAAGCTCAAGATACAGCTGGAAAAACTTGAAGACATAATTGAGAGACTTGAAGAGCTTGGATTCAATGTAACTGAGGAGAAGAGCCTATTGGAACAAGTAGAACAAGCATATGATAACGGGAACTATGAGTTAGCCAAGCAACTTTTAGCTCAGCTTAGAGATATGATAAAAACAAGGTATCACAGTGAGAAGGAGCTCATAAGGGTAAGATGGGAGGAAAAAGAAAAGCATCATAGAGAAGGCAGGGAGCACAAGGAAGAGAATCATCATGAAGAGGGACATCACGAAGACCACCATAATGAGAGCGGCGAAGAAAACAACAGCTGA
- the mtnA gene encoding S-methyl-5-thioribose-1-phosphate isomerase, which translates to MKLKYKPEELTKLPRSVEYRDKKVYLIDQRLLPREFKVISLSTVEQVAKAIKTMQVRGAPAIGAAAAFGLALYAERSRAETKDEFFNGFYRAYEILKNTRPTAVNLFWALNRIKKLVEEHREDSLAEIKRLIVREAQKIADEDVEANLRMGHIGAEILPEGNVLTHCNAGSLATVHLGTVGAVLRVMHKEGKLNLLWVDETRPVLQGARLSAWEYHYDGIPLKLIADNMAGFVMQQGKVDAIIVGADRIVANGDFANKIGTYTLAVLAKEHGIPFFTVAPLSTIDMSLKSGEEIPIEERSREEVLTCGGCKIAPDVDVYNPAFDITPHKYLTAVITDKGVVYPPFERNLKKLF; encoded by the coding sequence ATGAAGCTTAAGTACAAGCCAGAGGAACTTACCAAGCTCCCAAGGAGTGTTGAGTATAGAGATAAGAAAGTTTACCTCATTGATCAGAGGCTTTTACCTCGGGAGTTTAAGGTCATATCTCTAAGCACTGTTGAGCAGGTTGCAAAAGCCATAAAGACAATGCAGGTGAGAGGTGCTCCAGCTATAGGAGCAGCAGCTGCTTTTGGTTTAGCCTTATATGCCGAGAGGAGCAGGGCAGAAACAAAGGACGAGTTTTTTAATGGATTTTACAGGGCATATGAGATCCTGAAAAACACCCGTCCGACAGCGGTGAACCTTTTCTGGGCTCTCAATAGAATAAAAAAACTTGTCGAAGAACACAGAGAAGACAGCTTAGCTGAAATAAAGCGCTTGATAGTCAGGGAAGCTCAGAAAATAGCGGATGAAGATGTTGAAGCAAACCTAAGGATGGGACACATTGGAGCCGAAATTCTGCCAGAGGGGAATGTACTAACTCATTGTAACGCCGGAAGCTTGGCGACTGTTCATCTCGGCACTGTTGGTGCCGTTTTAAGGGTTATGCACAAAGAAGGAAAGCTCAACTTACTGTGGGTTGACGAGACAAGGCCGGTTCTGCAGGGTGCCCGCTTATCTGCGTGGGAGTATCACTATGATGGTATTCCACTCAAGCTCATTGCCGATAATATGGCCGGCTTTGTAATGCAGCAGGGAAAAGTTGATGCCATAATTGTTGGTGCCGATAGAATCGTTGCAAATGGCGACTTTGCAAATAAGATTGGAACTTATACTTTGGCTGTATTAGCTAAGGAGCACGGGATTCCATTCTTCACAGTTGCACCGCTATCAACAATTGACATGAGCCTTAAGAGCGGCGAGGAGATACCAATTGAAGAGCGCAGCAGGGAGGAAGTGCTGACATGCGGCGGCTGTAAGATAGCACCAGACGTTGATGTCTACAACCCAGCTTTTGATATTACGCCTCACAAGTATCTGACGGCAGTAATAACAGACAAAGGCGTTGTTTATCCTCCATTTGAGAGGAACTTGAAAAAGTTGTTTTGA
- a CDS encoding iron-containing alcohol dehydrogenase, protein MQFFSLKTRIVLGEGSLGYIKSIAKKHSRVLIFSSKSMRVHGFLNEAMNYVEDANAEVEAITGVPAEPSYEYVESIMPKVREFQPDLIVALGGGSVIDVAKAVKVFYDGTELKFEEVAFISRFEKPKPIPKLKTPLIAIPSTSGAGSEVSAASVLKKGDIKYNLVSFEIAPEFAILDPRLPRTMPKEVARNSGLDVLVHGIEAYTTTAATPFSDAMAIKAIKLVYKWLPLSVQGDEKARENVHYAATMAGIAFLNARLGLCHSLSHKAAWIAPHGLLNAIFLPYVMEFNMRSEYARKRYAEITRELGFNTAQELIEVIREFNEMLGVPKLSELVSEEEFLSKLDEMSEKAYHDPLINFNPVEPSIEEIKELYKRAFYD, encoded by the coding sequence ATGCAGTTCTTCAGCTTAAAGACGAGGATAGTCTTAGGGGAAGGAAGCTTGGGCTACATAAAGAGCATTGCAAAGAAGCACAGCAGAGTTTTAATATTCTCAAGCAAATCAATGAGAGTTCACGGGTTTTTAAATGAGGCAATGAACTATGTGGAAGATGCAAATGCAGAGGTTGAAGCAATAACAGGAGTTCCAGCAGAGCCGAGCTATGAATACGTCGAAAGTATAATGCCAAAGGTCAGAGAGTTCCAGCCAGACTTGATAGTTGCCTTAGGCGGAGGAAGTGTAATAGATGTGGCAAAGGCAGTTAAGGTTTTCTATGATGGCACAGAGCTTAAGTTTGAGGAGGTTGCATTCATAAGCCGCTTTGAGAAGCCAAAGCCAATTCCTAAGCTCAAGACTCCATTAATAGCAATCCCTTCAACGAGCGGAGCCGGGAGTGAGGTTTCAGCGGCGAGTGTTCTTAAAAAAGGAGATATTAAATACAACTTGGTAAGCTTTGAAATTGCGCCAGAGTTTGCAATTCTTGATCCAAGGTTGCCGAGGACAATGCCAAAAGAAGTTGCAAGGAACAGCGGACTGGATGTTCTGGTGCACGGAATTGAAGCTTATACAACAACCGCAGCGACACCTTTCAGCGATGCAATGGCGATCAAAGCCATAAAGCTCGTCTACAAGTGGTTACCGCTCTCAGTTCAAGGTGATGAAAAGGCAAGAGAAAATGTCCACTACGCAGCGACAATGGCCGGAATAGCTTTTCTTAATGCCCGCTTAGGATTGTGCCACAGCTTAAGCCATAAAGCGGCTTGGATTGCCCCTCACGGCTTGTTAAATGCAATATTCTTGCCCTATGTTATGGAGTTCAACATGAGGAGCGAATATGCAAGAAAACGCTATGCAGAGATAACAAGAGAGCTGGGCTTTAACACTGCTCAAGAGCTGATTGAAGTCATCAGAGAGTTCAATGAGATGCTTGGAGTTCCAAAGCTGAGTGAACTTGTAAGTGAGGAAGAATTCCTATCAAAGCTTGACGAAATGAGCGAAAAAGCCTACCACGATCCGCTGATAAACTTCAACCCAGTTGAGCCAAGCATTGAGGAAATAAAGGAGCTGTATAAGAGAGCCTTCTATGATTGA
- a CDS encoding DUF86 domain-containing protein, whose product MGEELILAYGLGIPKTYRAIFKELGKAGIIDKNLQTVLESLVFYRNAIAHEYYDIDGEEIFEVINSLDAVRRFVKRVKEILQS is encoded by the coding sequence TTGGGGGAGGAATTAATCCTCGCATATGGGTTGGGAATTCCAAAGACATATAGAGCGATTTTTAAAGAGCTTGGAAAAGCTGGAATCATTGACAAAAATCTTCAAACTGTGCTGGAGAGTCTTGTGTTCTACCGTAATGCTATCGCTCATGAGTACTATGATATTGATGGGGAAGAGATTTTTGAGGTAATAAATTCCCTTGACGCCGTGAGACGATTTGTAAAAAGGGTAAAAGAAATCCTTCAATCATAG
- the mntA gene encoding type VII toxin-antitoxin system MntA family adenylyltransferase antitoxin: MIEEVVEELKLYPWIIAVYLFGSQATGKAKPYSDYDICVITEPKITKAQRREILSFSSRKIDISIFWDLPIYIRFRVLSEGKPLFVRDEKKLHRIKARAFKEYWDFKPLLERHLKRVLSNV; this comes from the coding sequence ATGATTGAGGAAGTTGTCGAGGAATTAAAGCTGTATCCATGGATCATTGCTGTTTATCTCTTTGGTTCTCAGGCTACTGGAAAAGCTAAACCATATTCCGATTATGATATTTGCGTGATAACTGAACCTAAAATAACCAAAGCCCAAAGGCGTGAAATCTTGAGCTTTTCCTCACGAAAGATTGATATTTCAATTTTCTGGGATTTGCCGATATATATCCGCTTCAGAGTTCTTAGTGAAGGAAAGCCGTTGTTCGTTAGAGATGAAAAAAAGCTCCATAGAATAAAAGCAAGAGCATTCAAGGAGTACTGGGATTTTAAACCCCTTTTAGAAAGGCATCTGAAGAGGGTACTGAGCAATGTTTGA
- a CDS encoding DEAD/DEAH box helicase encodes MHILLRKAIEEKFGRLNELQLRAFSEISSGKSVLIIAPTGSGKTEAAVLPVLDAILKNGLKPISALYIAPIKALNRDLLERLEWWGAKTGIRVEVRHGDTSAYKKAKQTKNPPHLLIITPETLGVILTMKSLRAYLKNIKFVIVDEIAELVDNKRGVQLILGLERLSEIAEFQRIGLSATIGNEEEIKEWLKADVIVKPSLRKEYSVKVLFPSPDERDLKLAEKLKLPVDVATRLRVLWDIVEKHKRALIFTNTRQFAEILAHRLKAWGKPVEVHHGSLSKEARIQAERFLKEGKIKALICTSSMELGIDIGDVDVVVQYMSPRQVNRLIQRIGRARHRLGEVSRGYIITANVEDYLESLIIAQRAIEGKLERVKPYENALDVLAHFIVGLLIEYKHLPKDKPFEIAKRAYPYRNLKWEDYEGVLNILQEAHLIGCDEDKGILFLRRGAYAYYYENLSTIPDEISYRVFDVSSGHIIGRLDESFVMDLEEGTEFIMNGKSWILLGIDEEAKLLKVRESKSLESAIPSWEGEMIPVPLEVALDVGRLKRELLFDFERAKRIIKDVEFSEEELRKAKEILEMQEPLSTDRDVGIESLPKALVVHADFGNQVNEAIGRFVWSFLSMRYGKVFTMRAQAHAIVFKTPFQLNPSEVKSYLLQDGRALPFVISKSLRGSIIYRWRMLNVAKRIGALRREAKIRKIERLFEGTIIEKETLNELFHDKLDIENATEILDKIKSGIIRIKTTLNSEPSPLAEMNINIGGEFLISGELEKDEILELFKQRLLDTEVMLVCINCGWSSRTKVSRLRERLKYLECPKCSSRMIAVAHPIDAEEFLKAFKKLKQSKKLEKSEERAYRKLIKAADLVQSYGFDAVLALASYGTGPDTAARLLSQYRGEALLVALMEREREFIRTRRFWVDGRDGKVRKD; translated from the coding sequence ATGCATATCCTCCTTAGAAAAGCCATTGAAGAAAAGTTTGGCAGGCTTAATGAACTCCAGCTTAGAGCTTTTAGTGAGATTAGCTCAGGAAAGAGTGTTTTAATTATTGCTCCCACGGGAAGCGGAAAAACTGAAGCTGCTGTTCTGCCCGTTTTAGATGCAATTTTGAAGAATGGTTTAAAACCAATCTCCGCCCTCTACATCGCTCCCATCAAAGCTCTGAACAGGGATCTGCTTGAACGTTTGGAATGGTGGGGAGCTAAAACTGGGATTAGAGTTGAAGTAAGACACGGCGACACTTCCGCATATAAAAAAGCAAAGCAGACAAAAAACCCTCCACACCTTTTGATAATCACCCCCGAAACTCTTGGAGTTATTTTGACAATGAAATCGCTCAGAGCTTATTTGAAAAATATCAAATTCGTCATTGTTGACGAAATAGCAGAGCTCGTTGACAATAAAAGAGGAGTACAGTTAATTTTGGGTCTCGAGAGGCTTTCTGAGATTGCGGAATTCCAGAGAATTGGATTAAGCGCCACAATTGGAAATGAGGAGGAGATAAAGGAGTGGTTAAAAGCTGATGTCATTGTAAAGCCTTCACTCAGAAAGGAGTATTCAGTAAAAGTCCTCTTCCCCTCTCCTGATGAAAGAGATTTAAAGCTTGCTGAAAAGTTAAAGCTTCCTGTAGATGTGGCGACTCGTTTGAGGGTTCTCTGGGATATTGTGGAGAAGCATAAACGGGCTTTGATTTTCACAAATACAAGGCAGTTTGCTGAAATCTTAGCTCATCGCTTAAAAGCTTGGGGCAAACCAGTTGAAGTTCATCATGGAAGTTTGTCAAAAGAAGCGAGGATACAAGCTGAGAGGTTCCTAAAAGAGGGGAAAATCAAAGCTTTGATATGCACTTCTTCTATGGAGCTCGGCATCGACATAGGAGACGTGGATGTTGTCGTTCAATACATGAGTCCGAGACAAGTAAACAGACTAATTCAGCGCATAGGGAGAGCAAGGCATAGATTGGGAGAAGTTAGCAGGGGCTACATAATCACGGCTAATGTTGAGGATTATCTTGAAAGCCTAATAATAGCTCAAAGAGCTATTGAAGGAAAGCTTGAGAGAGTTAAGCCGTACGAAAATGCTCTCGATGTCTTAGCTCACTTCATTGTCGGCTTGCTGATTGAATATAAACATCTACCAAAGGATAAGCCATTTGAGATTGCCAAGAGAGCTTACCCATACAGAAACTTAAAATGGGAGGATTATGAAGGAGTTTTAAACATCTTGCAAGAGGCTCATCTGATAGGCTGTGATGAAGATAAAGGCATTCTCTTCTTGAGGAGAGGAGCTTATGCTTATTACTACGAAAATCTCTCAACAATTCCCGATGAGATATCTTACAGAGTTTTTGACGTTTCAAGCGGGCATATAATAGGTCGTTTGGACGAGAGCTTTGTCATGGATTTGGAGGAGGGAACGGAGTTCATAATGAATGGCAAAAGTTGGATCCTTCTTGGTATTGATGAAGAAGCAAAGCTGCTCAAAGTGAGAGAGAGCAAAAGCCTTGAGAGTGCAATTCCGAGCTGGGAAGGTGAGATGATTCCTGTTCCTTTAGAAGTCGCTTTGGATGTTGGAAGACTGAAAAGGGAGTTGCTGTTTGACTTTGAGAGAGCGAAAAGGATTATTAAAGATGTTGAATTTAGTGAGGAAGAGCTGAGGAAAGCCAAGGAAATTCTCGAAATGCAAGAGCCTTTAAGCACAGATAGAGATGTCGGTATTGAATCCCTGCCAAAGGCTCTTGTAGTCCATGCGGACTTTGGGAATCAGGTTAATGAAGCCATTGGAAGATTTGTGTGGAGTTTTCTCTCAATGAGATATGGTAAAGTTTTCACAATGAGAGCGCAAGCCCATGCAATTGTGTTTAAAACTCCATTTCAGCTCAATCCGAGTGAAGTGAAAAGTTATCTCCTCCAAGACGGCAGAGCTTTGCCCTTTGTGATTTCAAAAAGCTTAAGGGGGAGCATAATTTACAGATGGAGAATGCTGAACGTGGCAAAGAGGATTGGCGCTTTGAGGAGAGAAGCTAAAATAAGAAAAATCGAGAGACTTTTTGAAGGCACGATAATTGAGAAGGAAACCCTAAATGAGCTTTTCCATGACAAGCTCGACATCGAGAATGCAACTGAAATTTTGGACAAAATAAAAAGCGGCATAATTAGAATTAAAACCACCTTAAATTCTGAACCTTCACCATTAGCAGAGATGAATATAAACATCGGCGGAGAGTTCCTAATTAGCGGAGAGCTTGAAAAAGATGAAATCCTTGAGCTGTTCAAACAAAGGTTGTTGGATACTGAAGTTATGCTGGTGTGTATAAACTGTGGCTGGAGCTCAAGAACGAAGGTTTCCCGCTTGAGGGAGCGCTTAAAGTATCTGGAGTGTCCCAAGTGTTCTTCAAGAATGATTGCCGTTGCTCATCCAATTGATGCAGAAGAATTCCTCAAAGCTTTTAAAAAACTCAAACAGAGTAAAAAGCTGGAAAAAAGTGAGGAGAGAGCCTACAGAAAGCTAATAAAGGCAGCCGATTTAGTTCAGAGTTACGGCTTCGATGCAGTTTTGGCTTTAGCGAGCTACGGGACGGGGCCAGATACTGCAGCCAGACTTTTGAGCCAGTACAGAGGTGAGGCGCTACTGGTTGCTCTGATGGAGCGTGAAAGGGAGTTTATAAGGACGAGGAGATTTTGGGTGGATGGGAGAGATGGGAAAGTGAGAAAAGACTGA
- a CDS encoding AAA family ATPase: MFILFSTRPVRKEEELFGRKHREAVGRIYNAIQDGDFVAVLGPRRVGKTSVINVFLNKYGSEFYYLYYDLAFGMGREAISYLELTPVRTNIPTKVLDYSASLNFGILRMDIRPRGIVEFQNAFIGLLRFLNRTGKQTVIVFDEAQVLPRFTPLNMLGILQTISDSFENVTVILSGSMPGLLERVINPSGERPFFARYVERVNITRWSTEEGLEYLKLGLPSVELEELKEAVIELSGVPGFLAYYGKLRTRGLFHSEALEETVKYAIRLWTLDLQNFLRIYRSPGYIVALQRVAKGPSTGVTTEEIIAEVKATTGLSGVRIKNMLRNLVDAGLLVKPRRGLYVIPERPLRKAVLSFKGNFSNPRTF; encoded by the coding sequence GTGTTTATTTTGTTCAGCACGAGACCTGTTAGGAAGGAGGAAGAATTGTTCGGAAGGAAGCACAGGGAAGCTGTTGGAAGAATATATAATGCAATCCAAGATGGAGACTTTGTGGCAGTTCTTGGGCCAAGAAGGGTTGGAAAAACGAGCGTCATAAACGTCTTTCTGAACAAGTATGGCTCCGAGTTCTACTACCTCTACTATGACCTGGCCTTTGGAATGGGGAGGGAAGCAATAAGCTACTTAGAATTGACTCCCGTACGGACGAATATTCCAACAAAAGTCCTTGATTACTCCGCGTCCCTGAATTTTGGCATCTTAAGAATGGATATCAGACCCAGGGGGATAGTAGAGTTCCAGAACGCATTTATCGGGCTTTTGAGGTTTCTGAACAGGACGGGCAAACAGACTGTTATCGTCTTTGACGAAGCGCAGGTTCTCCCACGGTTCACACCGCTGAACATGCTTGGAATCCTCCAGACGATTTCAGATTCCTTTGAGAACGTTACGGTGATACTTTCTGGATCAATGCCGGGACTTCTTGAGCGAGTAATAAACCCAAGCGGCGAAAGACCGTTTTTTGCAAGATACGTGGAGAGGGTGAACATCACGAGGTGGTCAACTGAGGAAGGGCTGGAGTACCTCAAGCTGGGGCTTCCGTCCGTGGAGTTAGAGGAACTTAAGGAAGCAGTTATCGAGCTCTCGGGCGTTCCGGGCTTTTTAGCGTATTATGGAAAGCTCAGGACAAGGGGATTATTCCATTCAGAAGCTCTTGAGGAGACCGTGAAATACGCTATCAGGCTCTGGACCCTTGATCTGCAGAATTTTTTAAGGATATATAGATCCCCTGGATACATAGTTGCGCTACAAAGAGTTGCGAAAGGGCCATCAACTGGAGTAACCACTGAGGAAATAATAGCTGAGGTGAAAGCAACCACTGGACTGTCAGGGGTCAGAATAAAGAACATGCTCAGGAACCTTGTGGATGCAGGTCTGCTGGTAAAGCCGAGGAGAGGTCTCTACGTGATTCCGGAAAGACCTCTTAGGAAGGCTGTACTTAGTTTTAAAGGCAATTTCTCTAATCCTCGAACTTTTTGA